From one Conyzicola nivalis genomic stretch:
- a CDS encoding HNH endonuclease signature motif containing protein → MDQIGAIAETVRQVREQLAVIVGASLSAATDTELCALTVAVEDAGRLLDGLRVATAGEIGDRSRYGLGNDALPVRFGLKRASQVVERLTRVAPAEAARRVSVGTAVRPRTHLDGSPLPPAHAPLAVAMSEGGVGIDAAAVIVRCLDQARSTATDDDIEVAEVALVETAARCTADEVGIQARAWREALDPDGAEPRDERIYRKRSFLLGREVDGLTKFSGVLTPVDAALLAAAFNEADKPGNAPRFLSDVDRATGTTLVTDETGETTIEFVDPRSREQRHYDVVTGLLGAGVRSTGAEQGGMRSKAEVTAIITLDDLRSGHGVGFLDGTDEPVSAATVQQLVCANGYAPILLGDNGEVLMLGQTQRLFSPAQVRALRVRDGGCVNCGAPPGWCDAHHVDQWARDDGPTDIDNGVLLCQDCHRLIHRNAFAMKMIGGRPHILAPPWLDPEQKWRRLGGARTQMITSLQKRIG, encoded by the coding sequence GGTGCGCGAGCAGCTCGCCGTGATTGTCGGCGCCTCCCTGAGCGCCGCGACCGACACGGAACTGTGCGCGCTCACCGTCGCCGTGGAAGACGCCGGGCGACTCCTCGACGGCCTGCGCGTGGCCACCGCGGGCGAAATCGGCGACCGGTCCCGCTACGGTCTCGGAAATGATGCGCTTCCCGTGCGGTTCGGGCTTAAACGTGCCAGCCAGGTCGTCGAACGCCTCACCCGGGTCGCGCCCGCCGAAGCGGCTCGGCGCGTAAGCGTGGGCACCGCCGTCCGGCCGCGCACCCACCTAGACGGCTCGCCTCTCCCGCCCGCGCACGCGCCTCTCGCCGTCGCGATGTCCGAGGGCGGTGTGGGTATCGACGCTGCCGCGGTGATCGTGCGCTGCCTCGATCAGGCGCGGTCGACCGCGACCGACGACGACATCGAGGTCGCCGAGGTCGCGCTGGTCGAGACCGCCGCCCGCTGCACGGCCGACGAGGTCGGCATCCAAGCCCGCGCCTGGCGCGAAGCGCTCGACCCCGACGGCGCCGAGCCGCGCGACGAACGCATCTATCGCAAGCGCTCCTTCCTGCTCGGTCGCGAGGTCGACGGGCTCACCAAGTTCTCCGGCGTGCTCACCCCTGTCGACGCTGCGCTGCTCGCCGCAGCGTTCAACGAGGCCGACAAGCCGGGCAACGCGCCCCGCTTTCTCAGCGACGTCGACCGGGCCACGGGCACGACTCTGGTCACCGATGAAACGGGCGAGACCACCATAGAATTCGTCGATCCGCGCAGCCGCGAGCAGCGCCACTACGACGTGGTGACCGGGCTCCTCGGCGCCGGCGTTCGTTCCACCGGCGCCGAGCAAGGCGGTATGCGGTCGAAGGCCGAAGTCACGGCCATCATTACTCTCGACGACCTTCGCAGCGGCCATGGAGTCGGATTCCTCGACGGCACCGACGAGCCGGTTTCGGCCGCAACCGTGCAGCAGTTGGTGTGTGCCAACGGTTACGCGCCGATCTTGCTCGGCGACAATGGCGAGGTCCTCATGCTCGGGCAAACCCAGCGCCTCTTCTCCCCGGCGCAGGTACGCGCACTTCGGGTCCGAGACGGCGGTTGCGTCAACTGCGGGGCTCCGCCCGGCTGGTGCGACGCCCACCACGTCGACCAGTGGGCTCGCGACGACGGTCCCACCGATATCGACAACGGGGTGCTGCTCTGCCAAGACTGCCATCGACTTATCCACAGAAACGCCTTCGCAATGAAGATGATCGGCGGACGCCCGCACATCCTCGCTCCTCCTTGGCTCGATCCAGAGCAGAAGTGGCGAAGGCTCGGCGGTGCACGAACACAGATGATCACGTCGCTGCAAAAGCGCATCGGGTAG